ACAGGGGATGGGCGTGGATCGGCGCGGGCGTCATCGCCCTCGGCATCTACGGATTCGTGGCCACGCTCCAGCCCGACGGCGAGTTCGGCCGCATCCTCGCCGCGTACGGAGGCGTCTTCGTCGCGGGCTCGATCGCCTGGGGCATGGTCGCGGACGGCTACCGGCCCGACCGCTGGGACGTCACCGGAGCCCTCGTCTGCCTGGCCGGCATGGCCGTGATCATGTACGCGCCCCGCGGCGGCCGGTGACACCACCGCGCGCCGCCTGCCTATCCTGGCGGGAGTCGATCGCCCGTCCGAGGAGACAAGCCA
The DNA window shown above is from Streptomyces sp. NBC_01445 and carries:
- a CDS encoding YnfA family protein, translating into MLVARSALLFVVAALFEIGGAWLVWQGVREHRGWAWIGAGVIALGIYGFVATLQPDGEFGRILAAYGGVFVAGSIAWGMVADGYRPDRWDVTGALVCLAGMAVIMYAPRGGR